One Chlorobaculum limnaeum genomic window carries:
- the rsfS gene encoding ribosome silencing factor — protein sequence MSRTEHEAASGVEAREVAMSELLARRVAELSLEKKGEDVKILDLRGLTSVTDFFVIITADSERKAKAVSDFIVDEIKEEGERPMHIEGLDSLHWALIDYIDVVVHIFQPEERKFYDLESLWSDAPVTVVIAPEPPDEQETPES from the coding sequence ATGTCCCGTACGGAACATGAGGCTGCTTCAGGCGTCGAAGCCCGTGAAGTGGCGATGAGTGAGTTGCTTGCCAGGAGAGTTGCGGAGTTGTCGCTTGAAAAGAAGGGTGAAGATGTGAAGATTCTCGATCTCCGCGGCCTGACGAGCGTGACCGATTTTTTTGTGATTATCACCGCTGACTCGGAGCGTAAAGCCAAGGCGGTAAGCGATTTTATCGTCGATGAGATCAAGGAGGAGGGCGAGCGCCCGATGCACATCGAAGGTCTCGATTCGCTCCACTGGGCGCTGATCGACTACATCGATGTGGTCGTGCACATCTTCCAGCCCGAGGAACGCAAATTTTATGATCTTGAATCGCTCTGGTCGGATGCGCCCGTTACGGTCGTCATCGCGCCGGAGCCTCCTGATGAGCAGGAGACGCCGGAAAGCTGA